A genomic region of Kribbella sp. NBC_00382 contains the following coding sequences:
- a CDS encoding YrdB family protein: MYEIWRWSNLGLAFLVELTGLAVFAWWGWNASSSTVLRVLLAVGLPVIAAVFWGLFAAPTASYGNPVITTVVKVAFFGLAGLALWTRDHHILATVFVLVVAANLVIIRAGHITTG; the protein is encoded by the coding sequence GTGTACGAGATCTGGCGCTGGAGCAACCTGGGTCTGGCGTTCCTGGTGGAGCTGACAGGCCTGGCGGTGTTCGCCTGGTGGGGCTGGAACGCGAGCAGCAGTACGGTGCTCCGAGTCCTGCTCGCCGTCGGGCTGCCGGTGATCGCAGCCGTCTTCTGGGGGCTGTTCGCGGCGCCCACGGCGAGCTACGGCAACCCGGTGATCACGACCGTCGTGAAGGTCGCCTTCTTCGGCCTGGCAGGCCTGGCGCTGTGGACGCGCGACCACCACATCCTGGCCACTGTGTTCGTCCTGGTGGTTGCAGCCAATCTTGTGATCATCCGCGCCGGCCACATCACCACCGGCTAG
- a CDS encoding MATE family efflux transporter — MPLTSWSQDREILRLAVPAFFALVSEPLMLLADSAIVGHLGTPQLAALGVAGTILQTLVGICVFLAYGTTSAVARRIGAGDHRGALTQGIDGLWLALLLGVALAVVGGVVLAPLAISGFDPSPDVADYAVTYLRISCLGIPSMLLLLAATGVLRGLQDTKTPMIVAISANLANIALNLFLVYGLDLDIAGSALGTAIAQTAAGVALVWVVVRGARRDGAKLRPDRPGILASAQAGIPLVVRTLTLRAAIILATFVATSLGTTSLAAHQVAFTLWSFLALALDAIAIAAQALTGRALGAGDVEGTRTITRRMMWWGLVSGVVGGLALWGLHGLYIPWFTSDPEVRHTLAAILLVAALWQPVNGVVFVLDGVLIGAGDGRYLAVAGVIAMVLYVPLALSVLWFDGGVVALWWAFGGFMLLRLLTLLTRERRDGWLITGAVR, encoded by the coding sequence ATGCCCCTTACCAGCTGGTCGCAGGATCGGGAGATTCTCCGGCTGGCGGTACCGGCCTTCTTCGCCCTGGTGTCCGAACCGCTGATGCTGCTCGCCGACTCGGCGATCGTCGGCCACCTCGGTACGCCGCAACTCGCGGCCCTCGGCGTCGCGGGCACCATCCTGCAGACGCTCGTCGGGATCTGCGTCTTCCTTGCCTACGGCACCACCTCCGCGGTCGCCCGGCGGATCGGGGCGGGCGACCATCGGGGCGCGCTGACGCAGGGCATCGACGGACTCTGGCTGGCCTTGCTGCTGGGCGTAGCACTGGCCGTAGTCGGCGGAGTAGTGCTCGCCCCACTGGCCATCAGCGGCTTCGACCCATCACCGGACGTCGCGGACTACGCGGTGACGTACCTGCGGATCAGCTGTCTCGGCATCCCGTCCATGCTGCTGCTACTGGCGGCTACCGGCGTACTGCGGGGTCTCCAGGACACCAAGACACCCATGATCGTGGCGATCTCCGCCAACCTGGCCAACATCGCCCTGAACCTCTTCCTGGTCTACGGACTCGACCTGGACATCGCCGGCTCAGCACTGGGCACGGCTATCGCCCAGACGGCAGCAGGAGTCGCCCTGGTCTGGGTAGTGGTCCGCGGCGCCCGCCGGGACGGCGCCAAGCTGCGGCCCGACCGCCCTGGCATCCTCGCGTCGGCACAGGCCGGAATCCCTTTGGTGGTTCGCACCCTGACGTTGCGCGCGGCAATCATCCTGGCAACGTTCGTCGCCACCTCCCTCGGTACTACGTCACTCGCGGCCCACCAGGTCGCCTTCACCCTGTGGTCCTTTCTGGCGCTCGCACTCGACGCCATCGCGATCGCCGCGCAGGCGTTGACCGGCCGCGCGCTCGGAGCGGGCGACGTCGAGGGGACCCGCACGATCACGCGACGGATGATGTGGTGGGGCCTGGTCTCGGGCGTCGTCGGCGGACTCGCGCTGTGGGGGCTGCACGGCCTGTACATCCCGTGGTTCACGTCCGATCCCGAAGTACGGCACACGCTGGCCGCGATCCTGCTGGTGGCGGCGCTCTGGCAGCCGGTCAACGGGGTCGTCTTCGTGCTGGACGGCGTACTGATCGGGGCCGGCGACGGGCGGTACCTGGCGGTCGCCGGGGTGATCGCCATGGTTCTGTACGTGCCGCTGGCGCTCAGCGTGCTGTGGTTCGACGGCGGCGTGGTGGCTTTGTGGTGGGCCTTCGGTGGGTTCATGCTGCTCAGGCTGCTGACCTTGCTGACCCGCGAGCGCCGCGACGGCTGGCTGATCACCGGAGCTGTCCGCTGA